In one Rutidosis leptorrhynchoides isolate AG116_Rl617_1_P2 chromosome 8, CSIRO_AGI_Rlap_v1, whole genome shotgun sequence genomic region, the following are encoded:
- the LOC139862365 gene encoding uncharacterized protein produces the protein MPPRIAQIRLVSSHPQVYEPCDDSYALVDALLADRTKLLEHDPSFCMEIGSGSGYVITSLALILGSESKNAYYFATDINPDAANVTRETLEAHGVHAELVNTNIASGLEKRMSGMVDLMVINPPYVPTPEDEVGCSGISSAWAGGENGRSVIDKILPIADTLLSEKGWLYMLFLAENDPLQICLQMKDKGFGSKIVVQRSTEEETLHVIKFWRDADIQMEGNEGLSSGKTTSQRGFDFLRSQISRLSFKETRQ, from the coding sequence ATGCCTCCAAGAATTGCCCAAATCCGGCTTGTGAGTTCACACCCTCAAGTTTACGAACCTTGTGATGACTCATATGCGCTGGTCGATGCACTTTTGGCAGACAGAACAAAACTATTAGAACACGACCCTTCATTTTGTATGGAAATTGGTAGCGGTAGTGGCTATGTAATAACAAGTCTTGCTCTTATACTTGGATCTGAATCAAAAAACGCTTATTATTTTGCAACTGATATCAATCCTGATGCTGCAAACGTGACCCGTGAGACACTTGAAGCTCACGGGGTTCATGCTGAATTAGTAAACACTAACATCGCTTCAGGGCTCGAAAAACGCATGTCGGGAATGGTCGATTTGATGGTGATTAACCCGCCGTATGTGCCGACACCCGAGGATGAAGTGGGCTGTTCCGGGATTTCGTCTGCTTGGGCTGGAGGTGAAAACGGTAGAAGTGTTATTGATAAGATTTTACCAATTGCTGATACTTTGTTGTCGGAAAAGggttggttgtatatgctatttcTTGCAGAAAATGACCCGTTACAGATATGTCTTCAGATGAAAGATAAAGGTTTTGGTTCAAAGATTGTTGTTCAGAGATCAACAGAAGAAGAAACTTTACATGTCATTAAGTTTTGGCGTGATGCAGATATTCAAATGGAGGGAAACGAAGGGTTGTCTAGTGGTAAAACAACATCTCAAAGGGGTTTTGATTTTCTGCGTTCACAAATTTCTCGGTTGTCGTTCAAGGAGACTAGACAATAG
- the LOC139861072 gene encoding LOW QUALITY PROTEIN: protein NAP1 (The sequence of the model RefSeq protein was modified relative to this genomic sequence to represent the inferred CDS: substituted 3 bases at 3 genomic stop codons), translated as MQMPKSRLNLSTQETLSTSPRSREVEGASRWSEYLSQEMGTPMPSRTSRNNGSEVSFQLPGVSHKGLNMQWVYQLTQVAQGLMAKIYRLNQILDYPDSVGHVFSETFWKAGVFPNCPKICILLSKKFPEHHSKLQLERVDKSALDALNDQAEVHLQSLEPWIQLLLDMMAFREQALRLILDLSSTVITLLPHQNSLILHGFMDLFCSFVRVNLFAEKLPRKMMFQMYNLFHSMLRNDRDCDFYHRLVQFVDAYDPPLKGLHEDLNFVSPRIGEVLEAIGPTIFLSTDTRKLRNEGFLSPFHPRYPDILTNSAHPMRAQDLTNVTSYRDWALFGYLVCPDELLRVTSIDIAMVVLKENLVLSLYRDAVISKQYLKLTLFFVXXNVILXCFIFELQYILLHEDYQLYVLPRILESKKLAKSGRTKQKEADLEYSVAKQVEKMISEVHDQAISSCDAIHHERRILLKQEIGRMVLFFTDQPSLLAPNIQMVFSALALAQSEVIWYFQHVGISSSKSKANRTAAVDINANDPTIGFLLDGMDRLCCLVRKYIAAVRGYALSYLSSSAGRIRFLLNTPGMVALDLDSSLKGLFQKIVEHLENIPKPQGENISAITCDLSELRKDWLSILMIVTSARSSITIRHLEKATVSTGKEGLLSEGNALYNWSRCVDELESQLSKHGSLKKLYFYHQHLTTVFRNTMFGPEGRPQHCCAWLGVASSFPECASTIVPEELTRIGRDAVLYVESLIESIMGGLEGLINILDSEGGFGSLEMQLLPEQAAILMNLTSRLSIPSAKSPKGISGMHLPGYESYPECNNSVKMLEAAMQRLTNLCSVLNDMEPICVLNHVFVLREYMRECILGNFRRRLHAVLKADTDLQRPTVLESLIRRHVSIIHLAEQHISMDLTQGMREVLLTEAFCGPVSSLHTFDKPVDQHTGSAIEAVCNWYVENIVKDVSGVGILFAPLHRCFKSTRPVGGYFAEAVTDPKEVQAFVRTFGGYGVDRLDRMMKEHTAALLNCIDMSLRANRESLEAVSGSIHTGDRIEREANVRQIIDVETVIGFCIQAGQAIAFDSLLAEAGGAVLAEGAPLIHSLLTGVATHLPVEIPEKIDIRRMRRVANSVGVVADHDSEWVREILEEVGGASDNSWGLLPYLFSTFMTSNIWNSTSFNVDTGGFNTNVNCLARCISAVIAGSELVRVEREHRQRQLYSNGRAGDTVEPEIPDRQSVESNIKSTMHLFVKISAGIALDSWNEFGRSHLVAKLIFLDQLCELSPYLPRTSLEMHVPYAILRSIYSQYYGNSPTNPLALLGMSPHSSPAVSMGSHASPAIRHPYGGDSTPQSGHDSGYFKPASVHGQDQLYEGGGHTRITDPKHKNGRRSSGPLDYSSSQKVRSMEGSTSGSRVPSPLPRFAVSRSGPIAYK; from the exons ATGCAAATGCCTAAATCTCGACTGAACTTATCCACACAAGAAACGTTGTCAACGTCTCCTCGATCAAGGGAGGTTGAAGGTGCTTCGAGATGGAGTGAATACTTGAGTCAAGAAATGGGAACTCCGATGCCATCTAGAACCTCCCGAAATAACGGATCAGAGGTATCATTCCAGCTTCCCGGAGTATCGCATAAGGGGTTGAACATGCAATGGGTATATCAGCTTACGCAAGTTGCACAAGGACTAATGGCCAAAATCTATAGATTGAATCAAATATTGGATTATCCGGATTCAGTTGGTCATGTATTTTCTGAAACGTTTTGGAAAGCAGGCGTCTTCCCAAATTGTCCAAAGATATGTATTTTGCTTTCAAAGAAGTTTCCGGAACATCATAGTAAATTGCAGCTTGAACGT GTTGATAAGTCCGCTTTGGATGCTTTAAATGATCAAGCTGAAGTTCACTTACAAAGCTTGGAGCCATGGATTCAG CTACTCCTTGATATGATGGCATTCCGAGAACAAGCTCTGCGACTTATATTGGATCTGAGCAGCACCGTCATTACTCTGTTG CCCCATCAGAACTCTCTTATCTTacatggcttcatggatctcttctgTTCATTTGTTCGAGTCAATCTCTTTGCTGAGAAG TTGCCAAGGAAAATGATGTTCCAGATGTACAACCTTTTTCATTCGATGTTGAGAAATGACCGAGACTGTGATTTTTATCATAG GTTGGTTCAGTTTGTAGATGCGTATGATCCACCCTTGAAAGGGTTGCATGAAGATCTAAATTTTGTCAGTCCTCGTATTGGAGAG GTTTTGGAGGCTATAGGCCCTACTATATTTTTATCTACAGATACACGAAAGCTCAGAAATGAGGGTTTTCTTAGTCCGTTTCATCCCCGATATCCTGATATCCTCACAAACTCAGCACATCCAATG AGAGCTCAAGATTTGACAAATGTAACTTCTTATAGGGATTGGGCACTATTTGGCTATCTTGTCTGCCCTGATGAGCTTCTTAGAGTAACCAGCATTGATATAGCTATG GTTGTACTGAAGGAAAATTTGGTCCTCTCTTTATATAGAGATGCGGTAATCTCTAAACAATATCTGAAATTGACGTtattttttgtttgatgaaatgtaaTACTGTAATGTTTTATTTTTGAATTACAGTATATATTGTTGCATGAAGACTACCAGCTATATGTATTGCCCCGGATATTGGAATCAAAGAAATTGGCAAAATCTGGACGTACAAAGCAAAAAGAAGCAGATTTGGAATATAGTGTTGCAAAGCAAGTCGAGAAAATGATAAG TGAAGTGCATGATCAAGCGATATCATCCTGTGATGCAATTCATCATGAGAGAAGAATTCTATTGAAGCAAGAGATTGGGCGGATGGTTCTCTTCTTTACTGACCAACCGAGTTTATTAGCTCCTAATATTCAG ATGGTATTTTCTGCGTTGGCATTGGCACAAAGCGAAGTCATATGGTACTTTCAGCATGTTGGAATTAGTTCATCAAAATCTAAGGCAAACCGTACAGCGGCAGTGGACATA AATGCAAATGATCCTACAATAGGTTTTTTGTTGGATGGAATGGACCGCCTTTGCTGTCTAGTACGCAAATACATTGCAG CCGTCAGAGGATATGCTTTATCCTATCTTTCATCTTCAGCCGGCCGAATTCGCTTTTTGCTCAACACTCCTGGAATGGTGGCTCTTGACCTCGATTCCTCGCTTAAAGGACTATTCCAAAAGATCGTCGAGCATCTTGAGAATATACCAAAACCACAGGGTGAAAATATCTCAGCTATTACATGTGATCTATCA GAATTACGTAAGGACTGGTTGTCAATCTTAATGATTGTTACCTCTGCTCGGTCATCTATTACCATTCGACATCTGGAGAAAGCAACGGTTTCTACTGGAAAGGAAGGCTTGTTATCTGAAGGGAATGCTTTATACAATTGGTCCAG ATGTGTTGATGAACTTGAATCTCAACTTTCAAAACATGGAAGTCTAAAAAAGTTGTATTTCTACCATCAACATCTTACAACT GTTTTCAGGAATACCATGTTTGGTCCCGAAGGTCGCCCTCAACATTGTTGTGCATGGCTTGGTGTTGCGAGTAGTTTTCCAGAATGTGCTTCTACTATTGTTCCCGAAGAG CTAACTAGAATTGGCCGAGATGCTGTTCTATATGTCGAGTCACTCATCGAGTCTATCATGGGAGGGTTGGAAGGGCTAATTAATATCCTTGATTCTGAAGGAGGTTTTGGGTCTCTGGAGATGCAG CTTCTTCCGGAGCAGGCAGCAATTCTCATGAACTTGACATCGAGACTATCTATACCATCAGCAAAATCCCCAAAGGGCATATCTGGTATGCATTTACCAGGCTATGAAAGCTACCCTGAATGTAATAACTCCGTTAAAAT GTTAGAAGCTGCCATGCAGAGGTTGACTAATCTTTGCTCAGTCTTGAATGATATGGAGCCTATATGTGTTTTAAATCATGTCTTTGTTCTGAGGGAG TACATGAGAGAATGTATCCTCGGGAACTTCAGGAGAAGGCTGCACGCTGTATTAAAAGCAGATACAGATCTTCAACGTCCTACTGTTCTTGAATCTCTAATTCGTAGACATGTAAGCATAATCCATTTAGCAGAACAGCACATCAGCATGGACCTCACACAGGGTATGCGTGAAGTCCTATTGACCGAAGCTTTCTGTGGGCCCGTTTCATCTTTACACACATTCGATAAACCTGTTGACCAGCACACTGGGTCAGCCATCGAGGCTGTGTGCAACTGGTATGTGGAAAATATCGTGAAGGACGTGTCAGGAGTTGGTATCCTTTTTGCACCACTTCATAGATGCTTCAAAAGCACACGACCAGTTGGTGGCTATTTTGCGGAGGCTGTCACTGATCCTAAAGAAGTACAAGCTTTTGTTCGTACATTTGGTGGCTATGGAGTTGACCGACTTGACCGAATGATGAAAGAACATACAGCCGCCCTTTTGAACTGCATTGACATGTCACTAAGGGCAAATCGGGAATCATTAGAAGCGGTTTCGGGTAGCATTCATACTGGTGATAGGATAGAACGGGAAGCAAACGTAAGACAAATAATCGATGTGGAAACAGTTATTGGATTCTGTATTCAGGCTGGTCAAGCCATTGCTTTTGACTCACTTTTAGCTGAAGCTGGTGGGGCCGTACTTGCAGAAGGTGCACCGTTGATACACTCGTTATTAACGGGGGTTGCAACACATTTACCAGTTGAAATACCTGAAAAAATAGATATCAGGCGAATGAGAAGGGTGGCAAATAGTGTTGGAGTTGTGGCTGACCATGATTCTGAGTGGGTGAGAGAAATATTGGAGGAAGTTGGTGGTGCAAGCGATAATTCTTGGGGATTGTTGCCTTACTTATTTTCGACGTTTATGACTTCTAACATCTGGAATTCCACTTCCTTTAATGTCGATACAGGAGGTTTTAACACTAATGTTAACTGTTTGGCAAG GTGCATTTCTGCTGTCATTGCTGGAAGTGAGTTGGTTAGAGTTGAAAGAGAACATCGACAGCGACAGTTGTATTCAAACGGTCGTGCTGGTGATACTGTTGAGCCAGAAATACCAGATCGCCAGTCTGTTGAATCAAACATTAAGTCAACAATGCACCTTTTTGTCAAAATTTCTGCAGGGATTGCACTAGATTCCTGGAATGAATTCGGCAG GTCTCATCTGGTGGCAAAGCTAATATTTTTGGACCAATTATGTGAATTGTCTCCGTATCTACCACGGACTTCACTTGAAATGCACGTTCCTTATGCAATTCTACGTTCCATATACAGTCAATACTATGGAAACTCTCCTACCAATCCTCTAGCACTTCTAGGTATGTCCCCACACAGTTCTCCAGCTGTATCCATGGGTAGTCATGCTTCTCCTGCCATCAGGCATCCATATGGCGGCGATTCAACACCACAATCAGGTCATGATTCAGGTTACTTTAAGCCTGCATCAGTACACGGCCAAGATCAGCTGTACGAGGGGGGAGGGCATACGAGAATCACAGATCCAAAACATAAAAACGGAAGGAGATCATCGGGTCCGTTGGATTACAGTTCAAGCCAGAAAGTGAGGTCTATGGAAGGCTCGACTTCTGGTAGCAGAGTTCCTAGTCCCCTCCCAAGATTTGCCGTGTCCAGATCTGGTCCCATAGCATATAAATAG